In Anaerolineales bacterium, the following proteins share a genomic window:
- a CDS encoding DUF4388 domain-containing protein → MYNSSISQWGDFIEAKMALRGNLRDFTITQLLNLINLARKTGTLVVDGPGEQAHVSFREGKLAYARVGRDDGSLAAVLHKANKLTVNQYRAIVERAGKINDKELGLLLINAGYLSQEEILANLQSYFTDSIRRLFTWVEGFFRFENEMMPPDDRINVRLDLENIIIEGSRQLREWEQLQDEIPSLDMALKFTDRPLKNVNLSVEEWRVVSYINPKNSMKQIAQTNKMNDLEVRRIVYGLLQAGLIEIVRPEGMVVPQSPKMFPTQDKEEQKSLVNKLIGRIRSL, encoded by the coding sequence ATGTATAATTCTTCAATCTCCCAATGGGGAGATTTTATTGAGGCAAAAATGGCTTTGCGCGGCAACTTGCGCGATTTCACGATCACGCAACTTCTCAATTTGATCAACCTTGCACGCAAGACCGGCACGTTGGTGGTGGATGGGCCGGGCGAGCAAGCGCATGTTTCTTTCCGCGAGGGAAAGCTTGCGTATGCGCGCGTCGGGCGGGACGATGGAAGCCTCGCGGCGGTGTTGCATAAAGCCAACAAATTGACAGTGAACCAATATCGCGCCATCGTCGAGCGCGCCGGCAAGATCAACGATAAGGAACTTGGGTTGTTGTTGATCAACGCCGGTTATCTTTCGCAAGAGGAAATTCTTGCGAACCTGCAATCGTATTTTACTGACAGCATCCGGCGTTTGTTCACATGGGTGGAAGGTTTTTTTCGTTTTGAAAATGAGATGATGCCGCCCGACGACCGCATCAACGTGCGACTCGATCTGGAAAACATCATTATCGAAGGCTCGCGTCAGTTGCGCGAGTGGGAACAGTTGCAAGATGAAATCCCTAGCCTCGACATGGCGTTGAAGTTCACCGACCGACCGTTGAAGAACGTGAACCTGAGCGTGGAAGAGTGGCGCGTGGTTTCATACATCAATCCGAAAAACTCGATGAAGCAGATCGCACAGACGAATAAGATGAACGATCTCGAGGTGCGGCGTATCGTCTATGGCTTGTTGCAGGCTGGTCTAATCGAGATTGTTCGTCCCGAAGGGATGGTTGTGCCGCAAAGCCCGAAGATGTTCCCCACGCAGGATAAAGAGGAACAGAAGTCATTGGTCAATAAATTAATTGGGCGTATTCGCTCGCTCTAA
- a CDS encoding ATP/GTP-binding protein — protein MQTVKMVVTGPFSAGKTEFIQSVSEIDVVSTERKISSAAERSVKEATTVAMDFGRITVNDDLVLYLFGTPGQKRFDFMWEILSEGMLGFIVMVDSTRPETFREARSILETFRAYAPTPYVVAANKQDMEDSWDLEDMRHALRLDGKTKLLPCIATDKEKVKSILVELLYSVLGELK, from the coding sequence ATGCAAACGGTCAAAATGGTTGTCACGGGACCTTTCAGCGCTGGCAAGACGGAGTTCATCCAGTCTGTCAGCGAAATTGATGTTGTCTCGACGGAGCGCAAGATCTCGAGCGCGGCGGAACGCTCCGTCAAAGAAGCCACCACGGTCGCGATGGACTTTGGGCGTATCACCGTGAACGACGATCTTGTTCTATATTTATTCGGCACGCCGGGGCAAAAACGATTTGACTTCATGTGGGAGATTCTCTCGGAGGGGATGCTGGGCTTCATCGTGATGGTGGATAGCACCCGCCCCGAAACCTTCCGCGAAGCGCGTTCCATCCTCGAAACGTTCCGCGCCTATGCGCCGACGCCGTATGTGGTCGCGGCGAACAAGCAGGATATGGAAGATTCGTGGGACTTGGAAGATATGCGCCACGCGTTGAGACTCGACGGCAAAACGAAACTTCTGCCCTGCATCGCCACCGACAAGGAGAAAGTCAAGTCCATTTTGGTCGAACTTTTGTATAGCGTTTTGGGCGAGTTGAAATAG